In Poecile atricapillus isolate bPoeAtr1 chromosome 22, bPoeAtr1.hap1, whole genome shotgun sequence, a genomic segment contains:
- the KIF1B gene encoding kinesin-like protein KIF1B isoform X10: MSGASVKVAVRVRPFNSRETSKESKCIIQMQGNSTSIINPKNPKEAPKSFSFDYSYWSHTSPEDPCFASQSRVYNDIGKEMLLHAFEGYNVCIFAYGQTGAGKSYTMMGKQEESQAGIIPQLCEELFEKINDNSNEEMSYSVEVSYMEIYCERVRDLLNPKNKGNLRVREHPLLGPYVEDLSKLAVTSYTDIADLMDAGNKARTVAATNMNETSSRSHAVFTIVFTQKKHDTETDLSTEKVSKISLVDLAGSERADSTGAKGTRLKEGANINKSLTTLGKVISALAEVSKKKKKTDFIPYRDSVLTWLLRENLGGNSRTAMVAALSPADINYDETLSTLRYADRAKQIKCNAVINEDPNAKLVRELKEEVTRLKDLLRAQGLGDIIDIDPMGDEYSGSGGKYLKDFQNNKHRYLLATENQRPGNFSTASMGSLTASPSSCSLSSQVGLTSVSSIQERIMSTPGGEEAIERLKESEKIIAELNETWEEKLRKTEAIRMEREALLAEMGVAIREDGGTLGVFSPKKTPHLVNLNEDPLMSECLLYYIKDGITRVGQADAERRQDIVLSGAHIKEEHCVFRSERNNNGEVIVTLEPCERSETYVNGKRVVQPVQLRSGNRIIMGKNHVFRFNHPEQARAEREKTPSAETPSEPVDWTFAQRELLEKQGIDMKQEMEKRLQEMEILYKKEKEEADLLLEQQRLDADSDSGDDSDKRSCEESWRLITSLREKLPPSKLQTIVKKCGLPSSGKKREPIKMYQIPQRRRLSKDSKWVTISDLKIQAVKEICYEVALNDFRHSRQEIEALAIVKMKELCAMYGKKDPNERESWRAVARDVWDTVGVGDEKIEDVMANGKGITDVDDLKVHIDKLEDILQEVKKQNNMKDEEIKVLRNKMLKMEKVLPLIGSPDKAQSTVANAKSPNSAGAVDVDKKPADEAKRSENDDLAKEERVSQLMAGDPAFRRGRLRWMRQEQIRFKNLQQQEIAKQLRRQNMPHRFIPPENRKPRFPFKSNPKHRNSWSPGTHIIITEDEVIEVRIPKEDDKNKDEGKEKEGKAPPKDPQQLWNLSGPQRSADNIQVKRQQVQQPQQPRWRSNSLSSGSHKGPRRPGSGSGSSGALPEPQPQPQGFQQQPQGFQQQPQGFQQQPQGFQQQPQGFQQQPQGFQQQPQGFQQQRQQQQQQQQRPCQAERPGQHSPFVTPPRMRRQLSAPNLKAGRETAV; this comes from the exons GTATTATCAACCCAAAGAATCCTAAGGAAGCACCAAAGTCCTTCAGCTTTGACTACTCTTACTGGTCCCACACATCG CCTGAAGATCCCTGCTTTGCATCTCAGAGCCGTGTGTACAATGATATTGGGAAGGAGATGCTCCTGCATGCCTTTGAGGGCTACAACGTGTGCATCTTTGCCTATGGCCAGACTGGAGCTGGGAAATCCTACACCATGATGGGCAAGCAGGAGGAGAGCCAAGCAGGCATCATTCCCCAG CTATGTGAAGAGCTGTTTGAGAAAATCAATGACAACAGCAATGAGGAAATGTCATATTCTGTAGAG GTGAGTTACATGGAGATTTACTGTGAGAGAGTCAGAGACTTGTTGAACCCGAAGAACAAAGGGAATTTGCGGGTGCGAGAACATCCTCTCCTTGGACCCTATGTGGAAGATCTGTCCAAGTTAGCAGTCACATCTTACACAGACATTGCAGACCTCATGGATGCTGGGAACAAAGCCAG AACTGTGGCAGCCACCAACATGAATGAAACCAGCAGCCGCTCTCATGCTGTGTTTACAATTGTCTTTACTCAGAAGAAACATGACACAGAAACTGACCTTTCCACAGAGAAG GTCAGCAAGATCAGCCTTGTGGATCTGGCTGGGAGTGAGCGAGCTGACTCCACCGGTGCCAAAGGAACCCGCTTAAAG GAAGGAGCAAATATAAACAAGTCTCTCACAACTCTGGGCAAAGTTATTTCAGCATTAGCTGAAGTG agcaaaaagaagaagaagacagACTTTATACCCTACAGGGATTCTGTACTAACGTGGCTTCTTCGAGAAAATCTAG GTGGTAACTCCAGAACTGCAATGGTTGCTGCTCTCAGCCCAGCAGATATCAACTACGATGAAACTTTGAGCACTTTAAG ATACGCTGATCGTGCAAAGCAGATTAAATGCAATGCTGTTATCAATGAAGATCCCAACGCCAAGCTGGTGCGGGAGCTGAAAGAGGAGGTGACAAGGCTCAAGGATCTCCTGCGTGCTCAAGGGCTGGGAGATATTATTGACA TTGATCCAATGGGAGATGAATACTCTGGAAGTGGAGGCAAAT ATCTGAAAGATTTTCAGAACAATAAGCATAGATACTTGCTAGCCACCGAGAATCAACGTCCTGGCAATTTTTCCACAGCCTCCATGGGGTCCCTCACTGCATCTCCATCCTCCTGCTCTCTCAGTAGTCAGGTGGGCTTAACATCTGTGTCCAGTATACAGGAAAGAATCATGTCAACACCTGGAGGAGAAGAGGCCATTGAGCGTTTGAAG GAATCTGAGAAGATCATTGCAGAGCTGAATGAAACATGGGAagagaaactgaggaaaacagAGGCCATTAGGATGGAAAG GGAGGCACTGTTGGCAGAAATGGGAGTTGCCATTCGGGAAGATGGAGGAACACTGGGAGTCTTCTCACCCaaaaag aCTCCTCATCTTGTAAATCTAAATGAAGATCCACTCATGTCTGAATGTCTGCTGTACTACATCAAGGATGGCATTACAAG GGTTGGGCAGGCTGACGCCGAGCGCAGGCAGGACATTGTGCTGAGCGGGGCTCACATCAAGGAGGAGCACTGCGTCTTCCGCAGCGAGAGGAACAACAACGGCGAAG TTATTGTTACTTTGGAGCCTTGTGAACGATCAGAAACCTACGTGAATGGCAAGAGGGTTGTGCAGCCTGTTCAGTTGCGCTCAG GAAATCGTATCATCATGGGTAAAAATCATGTCTTCAGATTCAACCACCCAGAGCAAGCACgagcagaaagagagaaaacaccATCAGCTGAGACTCCCTCAGAGCCAGTTGATTGGACATTTGCTCAGAGGGAGCTTCTGGAGAAGCAGGGCATTGACATGAAGCAAGAGATGGAGAAAAG ATTACAAGAAATGGAGATCTTATAtaagaaagagaaggaggaagcTGATCTCTTATTGGAGCAGCAAAGACTG gATGCAGACTCTGATAGTGGGGATGATTCGGACAAGAGATCGTGTGAGGAGAGTTGGAGACTGATCACTTCCCTGAGAGAGAAGCTGCCCCCCAGCAAGCTCCAAACCATTGTAAAAAAGTGTGGCCTCCCCAGCAGTGGGAAGAAACGAGAACCTATTAAAATGTACCAGATCCCCCAACGCCGACGCCTTAGCAAAGACTCCAAATGGGTCACCATCTCAGACCTAAAGATTCAGGCTGTGAAGGAGATATGCTATGAGGTAGCACTCAATGACTTCAGGCACAGTAGGCAGGAGATTGAGGCTCTGGCCATTGTTAAAATGAAAGAGCTTTGTGCCATGTATGGGAAAAAAGACCCAAACGAGCGCGAATCGTGGCGAGCTGTGGCTCGGGATGTCTGGGATACCGTAGGAGTCGGAGATGAAAAGATTGAAGATGTAATGGCCAATGGGAAAGGAATAACTGATGTGGATGACCTAAAGGTGCACATAGACAAATTAGAAGATATTTTGCAAGAAGTGAAGAAGCAGAACAACATGAAGGATGAAGAGATCAAAGttctcagaaataaaatgctaaaaatgGAGAAGGTTTTACCCCTGATAGGGTCTCCAGACAAAGCTCAGTCCACAGTAGCTAACGCTAAGTCTCCAAACTCTGCCGGTGCAGTGGATGTGGATAAGAAGCCGGCAGATGAGGCAAAGAGGAGCGAGAACGATGATCTTGCTAAAGAGGAGCGTGTGTCTCAGTTAATGGCAGGTGATCCGGCTTTCAGGCGTGGCCGTTTGCGTTGGATGAGGCAAGAACAGATTCGATTTAAaaatctgcagcagcaggaaatagCAAAACAGCTTCGTCGACAGAATATGCCTCACCGGTTTATTCCACCTGAAAATCGCAAACCCCGCTTCCCTTTCAAAAGCAATCCCAAACACAGGAACTCGTGGAGTCCGGGCACCCACATCATTATCACCGAGGATGAAGTTATTGAGGTTAGAATTCCGAAAGAAGACGATAAGAACAAAGACGAAGGCAAAGAGAAAGAGGGCAAAGCTCCTCCTAAAGATCCGCAGCAGCTGTGGAATCTTTCCGGCCCGCAGAGGAGTGCAGATAACATCCAGGTGAAGCGGCAGCAGGTGCAGCAGCCGCAGCAGCCGCGCTGGAGGAGCAACTCCCTCAGCAGCGGCTCGCACAAGGGACCGCGGCGCCCGGGCTCGGGCTCGGGCTCGTCCGGGGCGCTGCCGGAGCCGCAGCCGCAGCCGCAgggcttccagcagcagccgcagggcttccagcagcagccgcagggcttccagcagcagccgcagggcttccagcagcagccgcagggcttccagcagcagccgcagggcttccagcagcagccgcagggcttccagcagcagcggcagcagcagcagcagcagcagcagcggcccTGCCAGGCCGAGCGGCcaggccagcacagccccttcGTGACACCCCCGCGCATGAGGCGCCAGTTGTCAGCCCCCAACCTGAAGGCGGGCAGAGAGACCGCGGTGTGA
- the KIF1B gene encoding kinesin-like protein KIF1B isoform X11, translated as MSGASVKVAVRVRPFNSRETSKESKCIIQMQGNSTSIINPKNPKEAPKSFSFDYSYWSHTSPEDPCFASQSRVYNDIGKEMLLHAFEGYNVCIFAYGQTGAGKSYTMMGKQEESQAGIIPQLCEELFEKINDNSNEEMSYSVEVSYMEIYCERVRDLLNPKNKGNLRVREHPLLGPYVEDLSKLAVTSYTDIADLMDAGNKARTVAATNMNETSSRSHAVFTIVFTQKKHDTETDLSTEKVSKISLVDLAGSERADSTGAKGTRLKEGANINKSLTTLGKVISALAEVSKKKKKTDFIPYRDSVLTWLLRENLGGNSRTAMVAALSPADINYDETLSTLRYADRAKQIKCNAVINEDPNAKLVRELKEEVTRLKDLLRAQGLGDIIDTSMGSLTASPSSCSLSSQVGLTSVSSIQERIMSTPGGEEAIERLKESEKIIAELNETWEEKLRKTEAIRMEREALLAEMGVAIREDGGTLGVFSPKKTPHLVNLNEDPLMSECLLYYIKDGITRVGQADAERRQDIVLSGAHIKEEHCVFRSERNNNGEVIVTLEPCERSETYVNGKRVVQPVQLRSGNRIIMGKNHVFRFNHPEQARAEREKTPSAETPSEPVDWTFAQRELLEKQGIDMKQEMEKRLQEMEILYKKEKEEADLLLEQQRLDADSDSGDDSDKRSCEESWRLITSLREKLPPSKLQTIVKKCGLPSSGKKREPIKMYQIPQRRRLSKDSKWVTISDLKIQAVKEICYEVALNDFRHSRQEIEALAIVKMKELCAMYGKKDPNERESWRAVARDVWDTVGVGDEKIEDVMANGKGITDVDDLKVHIDKLEDILQEVKKQNNMKDEEIKVLRNKMLKMEKVLPLIGSPDKAQSTVANAKSPNSAGAVDVDKKPADEAKRSENDDLAKEERVSQLMAGDPAFRRGRLRWMRQEQIRFKNLQQQEIAKQLRRQNMPHRFIPPENRKPRFPFKSNPKHRNSWSPGTHIIITEDEVIEVRIPKEDDKNKDEGKEKEGKAPPKDPQQLWNLSGPQRSADNIQVKRQQVQQPQQPRWRSNSLSSGSHKGPRRPGSGSGSSGALPEPQPQPQGFQQQPQGFQQQPQGFQQQPQGFQQQPQGFQQQPQGFQQQPQGFQQQRQQQQQQQQRPCQAERPGQHSPFVTPPRMRRQLSAPNLKAGRETAV; from the exons GTATTATCAACCCAAAGAATCCTAAGGAAGCACCAAAGTCCTTCAGCTTTGACTACTCTTACTGGTCCCACACATCG CCTGAAGATCCCTGCTTTGCATCTCAGAGCCGTGTGTACAATGATATTGGGAAGGAGATGCTCCTGCATGCCTTTGAGGGCTACAACGTGTGCATCTTTGCCTATGGCCAGACTGGAGCTGGGAAATCCTACACCATGATGGGCAAGCAGGAGGAGAGCCAAGCAGGCATCATTCCCCAG CTATGTGAAGAGCTGTTTGAGAAAATCAATGACAACAGCAATGAGGAAATGTCATATTCTGTAGAG GTGAGTTACATGGAGATTTACTGTGAGAGAGTCAGAGACTTGTTGAACCCGAAGAACAAAGGGAATTTGCGGGTGCGAGAACATCCTCTCCTTGGACCCTATGTGGAAGATCTGTCCAAGTTAGCAGTCACATCTTACACAGACATTGCAGACCTCATGGATGCTGGGAACAAAGCCAG AACTGTGGCAGCCACCAACATGAATGAAACCAGCAGCCGCTCTCATGCTGTGTTTACAATTGTCTTTACTCAGAAGAAACATGACACAGAAACTGACCTTTCCACAGAGAAG GTCAGCAAGATCAGCCTTGTGGATCTGGCTGGGAGTGAGCGAGCTGACTCCACCGGTGCCAAAGGAACCCGCTTAAAG GAAGGAGCAAATATAAACAAGTCTCTCACAACTCTGGGCAAAGTTATTTCAGCATTAGCTGAAGTG agcaaaaagaagaagaagacagACTTTATACCCTACAGGGATTCTGTACTAACGTGGCTTCTTCGAGAAAATCTAG GTGGTAACTCCAGAACTGCAATGGTTGCTGCTCTCAGCCCAGCAGATATCAACTACGATGAAACTTTGAGCACTTTAAG ATACGCTGATCGTGCAAAGCAGATTAAATGCAATGCTGTTATCAATGAAGATCCCAACGCCAAGCTGGTGCGGGAGCTGAAAGAGGAGGTGACAAGGCTCAAGGATCTCCTGCGTGCTCAAGGGCTGGGAGATATTATTGACA CCTCCATGGGGTCCCTCACTGCATCTCCATCCTCCTGCTCTCTCAGTAGTCAGGTGGGCTTAACATCTGTGTCCAGTATACAGGAAAGAATCATGTCAACACCTGGAGGAGAAGAGGCCATTGAGCGTTTGAAG GAATCTGAGAAGATCATTGCAGAGCTGAATGAAACATGGGAagagaaactgaggaaaacagAGGCCATTAGGATGGAAAG GGAGGCACTGTTGGCAGAAATGGGAGTTGCCATTCGGGAAGATGGAGGAACACTGGGAGTCTTCTCACCCaaaaag aCTCCTCATCTTGTAAATCTAAATGAAGATCCACTCATGTCTGAATGTCTGCTGTACTACATCAAGGATGGCATTACAAG GGTTGGGCAGGCTGACGCCGAGCGCAGGCAGGACATTGTGCTGAGCGGGGCTCACATCAAGGAGGAGCACTGCGTCTTCCGCAGCGAGAGGAACAACAACGGCGAAG TTATTGTTACTTTGGAGCCTTGTGAACGATCAGAAACCTACGTGAATGGCAAGAGGGTTGTGCAGCCTGTTCAGTTGCGCTCAG GAAATCGTATCATCATGGGTAAAAATCATGTCTTCAGATTCAACCACCCAGAGCAAGCACgagcagaaagagagaaaacaccATCAGCTGAGACTCCCTCAGAGCCAGTTGATTGGACATTTGCTCAGAGGGAGCTTCTGGAGAAGCAGGGCATTGACATGAAGCAAGAGATGGAGAAAAG ATTACAAGAAATGGAGATCTTATAtaagaaagagaaggaggaagcTGATCTCTTATTGGAGCAGCAAAGACTG gATGCAGACTCTGATAGTGGGGATGATTCGGACAAGAGATCGTGTGAGGAGAGTTGGAGACTGATCACTTCCCTGAGAGAGAAGCTGCCCCCCAGCAAGCTCCAAACCATTGTAAAAAAGTGTGGCCTCCCCAGCAGTGGGAAGAAACGAGAACCTATTAAAATGTACCAGATCCCCCAACGCCGACGCCTTAGCAAAGACTCCAAATGGGTCACCATCTCAGACCTAAAGATTCAGGCTGTGAAGGAGATATGCTATGAGGTAGCACTCAATGACTTCAGGCACAGTAGGCAGGAGATTGAGGCTCTGGCCATTGTTAAAATGAAAGAGCTTTGTGCCATGTATGGGAAAAAAGACCCAAACGAGCGCGAATCGTGGCGAGCTGTGGCTCGGGATGTCTGGGATACCGTAGGAGTCGGAGATGAAAAGATTGAAGATGTAATGGCCAATGGGAAAGGAATAACTGATGTGGATGACCTAAAGGTGCACATAGACAAATTAGAAGATATTTTGCAAGAAGTGAAGAAGCAGAACAACATGAAGGATGAAGAGATCAAAGttctcagaaataaaatgctaaaaatgGAGAAGGTTTTACCCCTGATAGGGTCTCCAGACAAAGCTCAGTCCACAGTAGCTAACGCTAAGTCTCCAAACTCTGCCGGTGCAGTGGATGTGGATAAGAAGCCGGCAGATGAGGCAAAGAGGAGCGAGAACGATGATCTTGCTAAAGAGGAGCGTGTGTCTCAGTTAATGGCAGGTGATCCGGCTTTCAGGCGTGGCCGTTTGCGTTGGATGAGGCAAGAACAGATTCGATTTAAaaatctgcagcagcaggaaatagCAAAACAGCTTCGTCGACAGAATATGCCTCACCGGTTTATTCCACCTGAAAATCGCAAACCCCGCTTCCCTTTCAAAAGCAATCCCAAACACAGGAACTCGTGGAGTCCGGGCACCCACATCATTATCACCGAGGATGAAGTTATTGAGGTTAGAATTCCGAAAGAAGACGATAAGAACAAAGACGAAGGCAAAGAGAAAGAGGGCAAAGCTCCTCCTAAAGATCCGCAGCAGCTGTGGAATCTTTCCGGCCCGCAGAGGAGTGCAGATAACATCCAGGTGAAGCGGCAGCAGGTGCAGCAGCCGCAGCAGCCGCGCTGGAGGAGCAACTCCCTCAGCAGCGGCTCGCACAAGGGACCGCGGCGCCCGGGCTCGGGCTCGGGCTCGTCCGGGGCGCTGCCGGAGCCGCAGCCGCAGCCGCAgggcttccagcagcagccgcagggcttccagcagcagccgcagggcttccagcagcagccgcagggcttccagcagcagccgcagggcttccagcagcagccgcagggcttccagcagcagccgcagggcttccagcagcagcggcagcagcagcagcagcagcagcagcggcccTGCCAGGCCGAGCGGCcaggccagcacagccccttcGTGACACCCCCGCGCATGAGGCGCCAGTTGTCAGCCCCCAACCTGAAGGCGGGCAGAGAGACCGCGGTGTGA